The Micromonospora siamensis genome contains the following window.
TCGACGAGCCGTGGCCGATGCGGCTGGACCCGAGCGCCTGGCCGCGCTGACCCCCGGCACACGACAAGGCCCGGCCCGCGGAAACCGCGGACCGGGCCTGTTTCGTACGGGAGTGGGCTCAGCCCTTGCCGGCGTGGCTGGCGAGCTGGTCGAGGCCGTTGATGATGCCGCCGGCCAGGTCGCCGCCGCCGAAGGCGGCCACCATGCTCAGCGCGGCCAGCTTGGCGTAGGTGTCCGGGATGCGCTTGCGGGCGTACCTGCCGGTGACGATCTCCAGCTGGCGCTGGTTCGGGGAGACCGCGATGAGCACGGACTTGTCCGGCTCGGCGAGCTGGCGGTGCAGCCGCCCGGCGTGCTCCCGGATCGGCTCGTCGAGGCCGCCGACGTAGACCGAGAAGACCAGCCCGGTGCCCTGGTCGGCCAGGCGCAGGGCCTCGTCGATCCGCAGCAGCTGGCGGGTCGAGAACGGACCGTCGAGCACCGCGGGCGGGGTGCCCGTCCCGGCCTCGGCCTGCTTCTCACCAACGGTCACTTGCGCCTCCGGTTCCCCCGGCCGGCGCCTCGATGCCGGCCTGCTCCTGCTTGCGGCTGGTCAGCGCGGGCGCCTGCGCCCCCGCGGCCAGGGCGGTGCCGGCCGAGTCGGCCAACTGCTCCGGGCGGCCCAGGAACCAGACCGGAGTGAAGTCGAAGCGGCGGCCCGGCCGGTAGCGCTTGGCGCCACCGTTGCTGCCGCGGTTGCCGGCGAACACCAGTCCGGCGATCACCAGCACG
Protein-coding sequences here:
- the ctaJ gene encoding aa3-type cytochrome oxidase subunit CtaJ, with translation MSVTETLLIFVGIPAAVVLVIAGLVFAGNRGSNGGAKRYRPGRRFDFTPVWFLGRPEQLADSAGTALAAGAQAPALTSRKQEQAGIEAPAGGTGGASDRW
- a CDS encoding DUF5130 family protein; protein product: MTVGEKQAEAGTGTPPAVLDGPFSTRQLLRIDEALRLADQGTGLVFSVYVGGLDEPIREHAGRLHRQLAEPDKSVLIAVSPNQRQLEIVTGRYARKRIPDTYAKLAALSMVAAFGGGDLAGGIINGLDQLASHAGKG